The following are from one region of the Chromobacterium phragmitis genome:
- the gatC gene encoding Asp-tRNA(Asn)/Glu-tRNA(Gln) amidotransferase subunit GatC — protein MSLTHQDVARIAKLARINVSEAEIAATADQLNNIFGLIEKMQAVDTAGIEPMAHPQDVSLRLRDDVVTEANRREAFQAVAPQVEKGLFLVPKVIE, from the coding sequence ATGTCGCTGACGCATCAGGATGTCGCACGGATCGCCAAGCTTGCCCGCATCAATGTGAGCGAGGCGGAAATCGCCGCCACCGCGGACCAGCTCAACAATATTTTCGGCCTGATCGAGAAGATGCAGGCCGTGGACACCGCCGGCATCGAGCCGATGGCTCACCCGCAGGACGTTTCGCTGCGCCTGCGCGACGACGTGGTGACGGAAGCCAACCGGCGCGAGGCCTTCCAGGCGGTCGCGCCGCAAGTGGAAAAAGGCCTGTTCCTCGTTCCCAAAGTGATCGAGTAA
- the rodA gene encoding rod shape-determining protein RodA yields MKTPLIKHIWQQIREPLDGWLMLFLGLIFAVSMVLLYSANNQSFDKIDNKLIYTAMALAVMWVIARMRPQSVMNFAPPIYVLGVLLLIAVHFKGITVNGSTRWLSLGITRIQPSEILKIALPMMLAWFFQKYELSLRWWHYLIAAAIMLVPVGLVLKQPDLGTALLITAAGFFVLFFAGLPWKVILAGAVMAAASLPVVWNHLHDYQRKRVLTLIDPTTDPLGTGYHIIQSMIAIGSGGPWGKGWLNGTQTHLDYIPERTTDFIFAVYSEEFGLAGNAVLLVLYLLILSRAMMITASAQTLYGRLMAGSITMSFFVYAFVNMGMVSGILPVVGVPLPFMSYGGTATVTLFIGMGMLMGISNLRR; encoded by the coding sequence GTGAAGACGCCGCTGATTAAACACATCTGGCAACAAATCCGCGAGCCGCTCGACGGCTGGCTGATGCTGTTCCTCGGCCTGATCTTCGCGGTCAGCATGGTGCTGCTCTACTCCGCCAACAACCAGTCTTTCGACAAGATAGACAACAAGCTGATCTACACCGCGATGGCGCTGGCCGTGATGTGGGTGATCGCGCGGATGCGGCCGCAAAGCGTGATGAACTTCGCGCCGCCCATCTATGTGCTGGGCGTGCTGCTGTTGATCGCCGTGCACTTCAAGGGCATCACGGTCAACGGCTCCACCCGCTGGCTGAGCCTGGGCATCACCCGCATCCAGCCGTCGGAAATCCTGAAGATCGCGCTGCCGATGATGCTGGCCTGGTTCTTCCAGAAATACGAGCTGTCGCTGCGCTGGTGGCATTACCTGATCGCCGCCGCCATCATGCTGGTGCCGGTGGGCCTGGTGCTGAAGCAGCCTGATCTCGGCACCGCGCTGCTGATCACCGCCGCCGGTTTTTTCGTATTGTTCTTCGCCGGACTGCCGTGGAAAGTGATTCTGGCCGGCGCGGTGATGGCCGCCGCCAGCCTGCCCGTCGTCTGGAACCATCTGCACGACTACCAGCGCAAGCGGGTGCTGACGCTGATCGACCCCACTACCGACCCGCTGGGCACCGGTTACCACATCATCCAGTCCATGATCGCCATCGGCTCCGGCGGCCCCTGGGGCAAGGGCTGGCTCAACGGCACCCAAACCCACCTGGATTACATCCCGGAGCGGACGACGGACTTCATTTTCGCCGTCTATTCCGAAGAATTCGGCCTGGCTGGCAACGCTGTGCTGCTGGTGCTCTACCTGCTGATCCTGAGCCGAGCGATGATGATCACCGCCAGCGCCCAGACGCTGTACGGCAGATTGATGGCGGGATCGATCACCATGTCCTTCTTCGTCTACGCCTTCGTCAACATGGGCATGGTGTCCGGCATCCTGCCGGTAGTGGGCGTGCCTTTGCCCTTCATGTCCTATGGCGGCACCGCCACCGTGACGCTGTTCATCGGCATGGGCATGTTGATGGGCATCAGCAATCTGCGGCGCTGA
- a CDS encoding M16 family metallopeptidase — translation MTRLKTLSLLLALALAPSLPALATPTPTAVQAPRAAAPYASVEGISEYRLANGLRVLLAPDASKPTATVNLTYLVGSRHEGYGETGMAHLLEHMLFKGTPRSGNLMTELSRRGMQFNGTTYFDRTNYYESFPAGDANLDWALAMEADRMVNSKIAKSDLDTEFSVVRNEMERGENSPASALTQQLAAISFDWHNYGHDTIGARSDVEKVRIENLRAFYRKYYQPDNAVLVIAGKFEPAAALAMVQRHFGKIPRPARALAPTWTEEPVRDGEREVTVRRVGDVSLAALLYRTAPASHPDSAAIEALALILGDTPNGRLHAALSQKGLAVNIGAMPYSLAEGGYIIFYAELGKNQTLAKLRPDFQAAIEDIRSQPITEAELKRAKTILLNQFDQTLRNPQGLAIHLSEAIAAGDWRLFFLQRDRIEALTVADAQRAAENYFKRDNRSFGQFIPAAQPDRASIPAAPDVAKLVDGYRGKPALEQGEAFDPTPSHIDARTERAKLSNGAELALLAKKTRGATVSGNWFFGFGDEDSLRGRHAAAGISAAMLARGSQSLDRAAIADKLDALQAGISIGLSGQGVAVRFKTTREHLPQLIDLIAELLQRPAFPAGELAQLKQQAQVGIDGSRHEPGALAEQALDQKLNAYAQDDFRYRPTLDESQAIMNALSLDDLRRFHQQFYGASHARLALVGDFDASAVKTQLEQRFGGWTSPAPYRQLDPLRPSVQPDAITLRTPDKANAVYAATMPLALRDDTPDYVPLMLGNYILGGGPESRLVKRLRQRDGISYGAGSGVSASSRVESGWWNLEASYAPENLARLKQGVGEELSRLLRDGVSEQELANAKRALSQTLKLMLAEDDSLASLLEEHMEQRRNMAYIQSRLEQLEKLTVADVNAALRKHLKPEQLTQVYAGDFSAKPAAGK, via the coding sequence ATGACACGATTGAAAACCCTCAGCCTTTTGCTGGCGCTCGCCCTGGCGCCGTCCCTGCCCGCCCTCGCAACGCCCACCCCGACCGCCGTACAAGCCCCCCGCGCCGCCGCGCCCTACGCCAGCGTGGAAGGAATCAGCGAATACCGGCTGGCCAACGGCCTGCGCGTGCTGCTGGCGCCTGACGCTTCCAAGCCCACCGCCACCGTCAACCTGACCTATCTGGTCGGCAGCCGCCACGAAGGTTACGGCGAAACCGGCATGGCCCACCTGCTGGAACACATGCTGTTCAAAGGCACGCCCCGCAGCGGCAACCTGATGACCGAGCTGTCTCGGCGCGGCATGCAGTTCAACGGCACCACCTATTTCGACCGCACCAACTACTACGAAAGCTTCCCCGCCGGCGACGCCAACCTGGACTGGGCGCTGGCGATGGAAGCCGACCGCATGGTCAACAGCAAGATCGCCAAGAGCGATCTGGACACCGAGTTCTCGGTCGTCCGCAACGAGATGGAACGCGGCGAAAACAGCCCGGCCTCCGCGCTGACCCAGCAACTGGCCGCGATCAGCTTCGACTGGCACAACTACGGCCACGACACCATAGGCGCGCGCTCCGACGTGGAAAAAGTCCGCATCGAGAACTTGCGGGCCTTCTATCGCAAATACTACCAGCCGGACAACGCGGTGCTGGTCATCGCCGGCAAGTTCGAGCCCGCCGCCGCGCTGGCCATGGTTCAGCGCCATTTCGGCAAGATTCCCCGTCCGGCGCGCGCGCTGGCGCCCACCTGGACCGAAGAGCCGGTCCGCGACGGCGAGCGCGAGGTCACCGTGCGCCGCGTCGGCGACGTGAGCCTGGCGGCCCTGCTTTACCGCACCGCGCCGGCCAGCCATCCCGACAGCGCGGCGATCGAGGCGCTGGCGCTGATCCTGGGCGACACGCCCAATGGCCGGTTGCACGCGGCGCTGAGCCAGAAAGGCCTGGCCGTCAATATCGGCGCCATGCCCTACAGCCTGGCCGAGGGCGGCTACATCATCTTCTACGCCGAGCTGGGCAAGAACCAGACCCTCGCCAAGCTGCGTCCTGACTTCCAGGCCGCCATCGAGGACATCCGCTCTCAGCCGATCACCGAGGCCGAACTCAAGCGCGCCAAAACCATACTGCTCAACCAGTTCGACCAGACGCTGCGCAATCCGCAAGGCCTGGCCATCCACCTGTCCGAAGCCATCGCCGCCGGAGACTGGAGATTGTTCTTCCTGCAGCGCGACCGCATCGAAGCGCTGACCGTCGCCGACGCGCAGCGAGCGGCGGAAAACTACTTCAAGCGCGACAACCGCAGCTTCGGCCAATTCATTCCCGCCGCCCAGCCGGACCGCGCCAGCATTCCCGCCGCGCCGGACGTGGCCAAGCTGGTGGACGGCTATCGCGGCAAACCCGCGCTGGAGCAGGGCGAGGCCTTCGATCCCACGCCGTCCCATATCGACGCCCGCACCGAGCGCGCCAAGCTGTCCAACGGCGCGGAACTGGCGCTGCTGGCCAAGAAAACCCGCGGCGCCACCGTCAGCGGCAACTGGTTCTTCGGCTTCGGCGACGAGGACTCGCTGCGCGGCCGCCATGCCGCCGCCGGCATCAGCGCCGCCATGCTGGCGCGCGGCAGCCAATCGCTTGACCGCGCCGCCATCGCCGACAAGCTGGACGCGCTTCAGGCCGGCATCAGCATCGGCCTCTCCGGCCAGGGCGTCGCGGTGCGCTTCAAGACCACCCGCGAGCACCTGCCGCAGCTGATCGATCTGATCGCCGAGCTGCTGCAGCGTCCGGCCTTCCCGGCCGGCGAGCTCGCCCAGCTCAAGCAGCAGGCCCAGGTCGGCATCGACGGCTCCCGCCACGAGCCGGGCGCGCTGGCCGAACAAGCGCTGGACCAGAAACTGAACGCCTACGCCCAGGACGACTTCCGCTACCGCCCGACGCTGGACGAGAGCCAGGCCATCATGAACGCGCTGAGCCTGGACGACCTGCGGCGCTTCCACCAGCAGTTCTACGGCGCCAGCCACGCCAGGCTGGCCCTGGTCGGCGACTTCGACGCCTCCGCGGTCAAGACCCAGCTGGAACAACGCTTCGGCGGCTGGACCAGCCCGGCGCCCTACCGCCAGCTGGACCCGCTGCGGCCCTCGGTCCAGCCGGACGCGATCACCCTGCGAACGCCGGACAAGGCCAACGCGGTGTACGCCGCCACGATGCCGCTGGCGCTGCGCGACGACACGCCGGACTACGTGCCGCTGATGCTGGGCAACTACATCCTGGGCGGCGGACCGGAGTCCAGGCTGGTCAAGCGCCTGCGCCAACGCGACGGCATCAGCTACGGCGCCGGCAGCGGCGTCAGCGCTTCCAGCCGCGTGGAAAGCGGCTGGTGGAACCTGGAGGCGAGCTACGCGCCGGAAAACCTGGCCAGACTGAAGCAGGGCGTCGGCGAGGAGCTGTCCCGCCTGCTGCGCGACGGCGTCAGCGAACAAGAACTCGCCAACGCCAAACGCGCGCTGTCGCAAACGCTGAAGCTGATGCTGGCCGAGGACGATTCGCTGGCCAGCCTGCTGGAGGAGCACATGGAGCAGCGCCGGAACATGGCCTATATCCAGAGCCGTCTGGAACAGTTGGAAAAGCTGACCGTCGCCGACGTCAACGCCGCCTTGCGCAAGCACCTGAAGCCGGAACAACTGACCCAGGTCTACGCCGGCGACTTCTCCGCCAAGCCGGCCGCCGGCAAATAG
- the mreD gene encoding rod shape-determining protein MreD, with protein MSLDRPKELLKPVKRRFILTTFVIAVLIELVPLPHGSTRWLPDFIGLLILYWVINQPRRVNIGIAFMMGIVADVTTAGVFGQHALAYSVTAFLALSRQRQLVMFNLGQQALVVLGLMLTNQLIMVVARMLTGSAFVGWSYFLPPLIGALLWPLLTKLMLIPYRHHTA; from the coding sequence ATGTCGTTGGACCGTCCCAAGGAACTGCTCAAGCCGGTCAAGCGCCGCTTCATCCTGACCACCTTCGTGATCGCGGTGCTGATCGAGCTGGTGCCGCTGCCGCACGGCAGCACGCGCTGGCTGCCGGACTTCATCGGCCTGTTGATCCTGTACTGGGTGATCAACCAGCCGCGGCGAGTCAACATCGGCATCGCCTTCATGATGGGCATCGTCGCCGACGTGACCACCGCCGGCGTGTTCGGCCAGCACGCGCTGGCCTACTCCGTCACCGCCTTCCTCGCCCTGTCCCGCCAGCGCCAGCTGGTGATGTTCAACCTGGGCCAGCAGGCGCTGGTGGTCCTGGGGCTGATGCTGACCAACCAGCTGATCATGGTGGTGGCGCGGATGCTGACCGGCTCCGCCTTCGTCGGCTGGAGCTATTTCCTGCCGCCGCTGATCGGCGCGCTGCTGTGGCCGCTGCTGACCAAGCTGATGCTGATTCCCTACCGCCACCACACGGCATGA
- the mrdA gene encoding penicillin-binding protein 2, producing the protein MRRPNRFKNPQSEEAQFELRLIIAYALIILMFLVLLARFVWLQVLQHDHFSTLAQNNRISLVPILPSRGLILDRNGVVLARNYSAYTLELTPSKIPDLAATVAKLKTLADVSPRDEKLFKKLLGESKNFEAVPLKVKLTDEEAARVAAHGYELPGVEVKARLFRDYPYKEMTSHVLGYIGRINQRDKERLEEEDKTTNYKGTNYIGKTGLEAVYEEDLHGQVGFEEMETDSGGRAVRSLRRTPPVNGNTLKLALDIRLQEVADKLFGARRGALVAIDPNTGGVLAFLSKPGFDPSLFIDGIDTQTWTALNADWQKPLINRALRGTYPPGSTFKPFMAMAALVTHSIGMHDIRPAPGYFTLPGSSHQFRDSKKSGNGMVNLQRAITVSSDTFFYKLAWDMGIDKIHPVVGSFGLGSRTGIDLDGEATGVLPSKEWKAKRFARYKPEVRRWYPADVVSIGIGQGFNAYTPLQMANATAIMANGGAVFKPHLVQQVVDSQTGTVRQIEPRPVKQLPYPQEYFDYIKEGMRNVMISGTGARVGVGLQYSMAGKTGTAQVVAIKQGAKYNAAALAEQYRDHSWFIAFAPVEKPKIAVAIIVENAGFGAAAAAPVARGLFDFYLTGKIRSDLAGLLKTVPMENGDVREDAAD; encoded by the coding sequence ATGCGCCGCCCCAACCGTTTCAAAAACCCGCAGTCCGAAGAAGCCCAGTTCGAGCTGCGGCTGATCATCGCCTACGCGCTGATCATCCTGATGTTTCTGGTGCTGCTCGCGCGCTTCGTCTGGCTGCAGGTGCTGCAGCACGACCATTTCTCCACGCTGGCGCAGAACAACCGCATCTCGCTGGTGCCCATCCTGCCCAGCCGCGGCCTGATACTGGACCGCAACGGCGTGGTGCTGGCGCGCAACTACTCGGCCTACACGCTGGAGCTGACCCCCAGCAAGATTCCCGACCTCGCCGCCACTGTCGCCAAGCTGAAAACGCTGGCCGACGTCAGCCCCCGCGACGAGAAGCTGTTCAAGAAGCTGCTGGGCGAAAGCAAGAATTTCGAAGCGGTGCCGCTGAAGGTGAAGCTGACCGACGAGGAGGCCGCCCGCGTGGCCGCCCACGGCTACGAGCTGCCCGGCGTCGAAGTCAAGGCCCGGCTGTTCCGCGACTATCCCTACAAAGAGATGACCAGCCACGTGCTGGGCTATATCGGCCGCATCAACCAACGAGACAAGGAACGGCTGGAGGAAGAGGACAAGACCACCAACTACAAGGGCACCAACTACATCGGCAAAACCGGCCTGGAAGCGGTGTACGAGGAAGACCTGCACGGCCAGGTGGGCTTCGAGGAAATGGAAACCGACTCCGGCGGCCGCGCGGTACGCAGCCTGCGCCGCACGCCGCCGGTCAATGGCAACACGCTGAAGCTGGCGCTGGACATCCGGCTGCAGGAGGTGGCTGACAAGCTGTTCGGCGCGCGGCGCGGCGCGCTGGTGGCGATCGACCCCAATACCGGCGGCGTGCTGGCCTTCCTGTCCAAACCGGGCTTCGACCCCAGCCTGTTCATCGACGGCATCGATACCCAGACCTGGACCGCGCTCAACGCCGACTGGCAAAAGCCGCTGATCAACCGCGCGCTGCGCGGCACCTACCCGCCCGGCTCCACCTTCAAGCCCTTCATGGCGATGGCGGCGCTGGTCACCCACAGCATAGGCATGCACGACATCCGCCCGGCGCCCGGCTATTTCACCCTGCCAGGCTCCAGCCACCAGTTCCGCGACAGCAAAAAAAGCGGCAACGGCATGGTCAACCTGCAGCGCGCGATCACCGTGTCCAGCGACACCTTCTTCTACAAGCTGGCCTGGGACATGGGCATAGACAAGATCCACCCGGTGGTCGGCTCCTTCGGCCTGGGCAGCAGGACCGGCATCGATCTGGACGGCGAAGCCACCGGCGTGCTGCCGTCCAAAGAATGGAAAGCCAAGCGCTTCGCCCGCTACAAACCCGAAGTGCGGCGCTGGTATCCGGCCGACGTGGTCAGCATCGGCATCGGCCAGGGCTTCAACGCCTACACGCCGCTGCAAATGGCCAACGCCACCGCCATCATGGCCAACGGCGGCGCGGTGTTCAAGCCTCACCTGGTGCAGCAGGTGGTGGACTCCCAGACCGGCACCGTGCGCCAGATCGAGCCGCGCCCGGTCAAGCAGCTGCCATATCCGCAGGAGTACTTCGACTACATCAAGGAAGGCATGCGCAACGTGATGATTTCCGGCACCGGCGCCCGCGTCGGCGTCGGCCTGCAGTACTCGATGGCCGGTAAAACCGGCACCGCCCAGGTGGTGGCGATCAAGCAGGGCGCCAAGTACAACGCCGCCGCGCTGGCCGAGCAGTACCGCGACCATAGCTGGTTCATCGCCTTCGCGCCGGTGGAAAAACCCAAGATCGCGGTGGCCATCATCGTGGAGAACGCCGGCTTCGGCGCCGCCGCCGCCGCGCCGGTGGCCCGCGGCCTGTTCGACTTCTACCTGACCGGCAAGATCCGCAGCGACCTGGCCGGCCTGCTCAAGACCGTGCCGATGGAAAACGGAGACGTACGTGAAGACGCCGCTGATTAA
- the mreC gene encoding rod shape-determining protein MreC has protein sequence MDFANTPSFFRSGPPPAARLAMSVVASIALLIGDSRYGLMEQAREALSLALYPVQRAVNMPAQAMRHAGDYLTSQAELKQENTELREKQLQMAAQLGRLQTLERELNELRQLNGIRPQRDDSAQIAETLYTGRDPFSYKIIIDKGDDAKLQAGQPVVDSRGLLGQVTRVQPLTAEVTLIIDKNQMVPVMVARTGERAILYGYGGGIELRYLPQSADVKENDRIVTSGLDGIYPEGIPVAVVSKVERNPGAAFTRVSTLPLAGVQQTRYVLVMQAKETRPRPAEPAPAPDKKTKGGKKSADEE, from the coding sequence ATGGATTTCGCCAACACCCCAAGCTTCTTCCGCTCCGGGCCGCCTCCGGCTGCGCGCCTGGCCATGAGCGTGGTCGCGTCTATCGCCTTGCTGATCGGCGATAGCCGCTACGGCCTGATGGAGCAGGCGCGCGAGGCGCTGTCGCTGGCGCTGTACCCGGTGCAGCGCGCGGTCAACATGCCGGCCCAGGCGATGCGCCACGCCGGCGACTACCTGACCTCGCAAGCGGAGCTGAAGCAGGAAAACACCGAACTGCGCGAGAAGCAACTGCAGATGGCGGCCCAGCTCGGGCGGCTGCAGACGCTGGAGCGCGAGTTGAACGAACTGCGCCAGCTGAACGGCATTCGTCCGCAACGCGACGATTCGGCTCAGATCGCCGAGACGCTGTACACCGGGCGCGACCCGTTTTCCTACAAGATCATCATCGACAAGGGCGACGACGCCAAGCTGCAGGCCGGCCAGCCGGTGGTGGATTCGCGCGGCCTGCTGGGCCAGGTGACGCGCGTGCAGCCGCTGACCGCCGAAGTGACGCTGATCATCGACAAGAACCAGATGGTGCCGGTGATGGTGGCTCGCACCGGCGAGCGCGCCATCCTCTATGGTTACGGTGGCGGCATCGAACTGCGCTACCTGCCGCAAAGCGCGGACGTGAAGGAAAACGACCGCATCGTCACCTCCGGCCTGGACGGCATTTATCCGGAAGGCATCCCGGTCGCAGTGGTGAGCAAGGTGGAGCGCAATCCGGGCGCCGCCTTCACCCGCGTCAGCACGCTGCCGCTGGCCGGCGTGCAGCAGACCCGCTACGTGCTGGTGATGCAGGCCAAGGAGACCCGGCCGCGGCCGGCGGAGCCTGCGCCGGCGCCGGACAAGAAGACCAAGGGCGGCAAGAAGTCCGCCGACGAGGAGTAA
- the gatA gene encoding Asp-tRNA(Asn)/Glu-tRNA(Gln) amidotransferase subunit GatA has protein sequence MTQATLKQLSQQLAAKQVSSVELAGQYLDRIEALNPRLNAIVTVDREKTLAEAKAADVRLAAGNAHALTGVPLLHKDLFCQQGWKTSCGSRMLDNFVSPYSAHVVEQCAAAGMVTLGRANMDEFAMGSSNENSFYGAVKNPWDLSAIPGGSSGGSAAAVAARLAPAATATDTGGSIRQPASHCGVTGIKPTYGVVSRYGMVAYASSLDQGGPIAQTAEDCALMLNVMAGFDERDSTSLERAKEDYARDLNQSLAGLKVGLPKEYFAAGLDADVARAVDNAVAELKKLGAEAVEIALPNTELSIPAYYVIAPAEASTNLSRYDGVRYGHRAKEYKDLVEMYEKTRAEGFGDEVKRRILVGSYVLSHGYYDAYYLKAQKIRRLIANDFQAAFQQCDVILGPVAPTAAFNIGEKSGDPVQMYLSDIYTLSVNLAGLPGMSVPAGFAANGRPIGLQIIGNYFAEAKMLNVAHQFQQATDWHAKAPAL, from the coding sequence ATGACACAAGCCACCCTCAAGCAATTGTCGCAACAGTTGGCGGCCAAGCAAGTCTCCAGCGTGGAGCTGGCCGGCCAGTATCTGGATCGCATCGAAGCGCTGAACCCGAGGCTCAACGCCATCGTCACCGTTGACCGCGAGAAGACGCTGGCCGAGGCGAAGGCCGCCGACGTCCGCCTCGCGGCCGGCAATGCCCACGCGCTGACCGGCGTGCCGCTGCTGCACAAGGATCTGTTTTGCCAGCAAGGCTGGAAGACCAGCTGCGGCTCCAGGATGCTGGACAACTTCGTTTCTCCGTACAGCGCCCATGTGGTGGAGCAATGCGCCGCCGCCGGCATGGTGACGCTGGGCCGCGCCAATATGGATGAATTCGCGATGGGTTCGTCCAATGAGAACTCGTTTTACGGCGCGGTGAAGAACCCGTGGGATCTGAGCGCCATCCCGGGCGGCAGCTCGGGCGGCTCGGCCGCCGCGGTCGCCGCGCGCCTGGCGCCGGCGGCCACAGCCACCGATACCGGGGGCTCCATCCGCCAGCCGGCCAGCCATTGCGGCGTCACCGGCATCAAGCCGACCTACGGCGTGGTGTCGCGCTACGGCATGGTGGCCTACGCGTCTTCGCTGGATCAGGGCGGCCCGATCGCCCAGACCGCCGAAGACTGCGCGCTGATGCTGAACGTGATGGCCGGCTTCGACGAGCGGGACTCCACCAGCCTGGAGCGCGCCAAGGAAGATTATGCGCGCGATCTGAACCAGTCCTTGGCTGGCCTGAAGGTGGGCTTGCCCAAGGAGTACTTCGCCGCCGGCCTGGACGCCGATGTCGCGCGGGCCGTCGACAATGCCGTGGCCGAACTGAAGAAGCTGGGCGCGGAGGCGGTGGAGATCGCGCTGCCGAACACCGAGCTGTCGATCCCGGCCTATTACGTGATCGCGCCGGCCGAGGCCTCGACCAACCTGTCCCGCTACGACGGCGTCCGCTACGGCCACCGGGCCAAGGAATACAAGGACCTGGTGGAAATGTACGAGAAGACTCGCGCCGAAGGCTTCGGCGACGAGGTCAAGCGCCGCATCCTGGTGGGCAGCTATGTGCTGAGCCATGGCTACTACGACGCCTACTACCTGAAGGCGCAGAAGATCCGCCGCCTGATCGCCAATGATTTCCAGGCCGCGTTCCAGCAGTGCGACGTGATCCTGGGGCCGGTGGCGCCGACCGCCGCCTTCAATATCGGCGAGAAGTCCGGCGATCCGGTGCAGATGTACCTGTCCGACATTTACACCTTGTCGGTGAATCTGGCCGGCCTGCCCGGCATGAGCGTGCCGGCCGGCTTCGCCGCCAACGGCCGACCGATCGGCCTGCAGATCATCGGCAATTACTTCGCCGAGGCCAAGATGCTGAACGTCGCGCACCAGTTCCAGCAGGCGACAGACTGGCACGCCAAGGCGCCGGCGCTGTAA
- a CDS encoding rod shape-determining protein, protein MFRSLTGYFSNDLAIDLGTANTLIYMRSKGIVLDEPSVVAIHNDAPTNKKSILAVGLEAKRMLGRTPGSIQAIRPMKDGVIADFTVTEQMLKQFIKKVNPNRFFAASPRIVICVPCGSTQVERKAIRDSALAAGARRVELIEEPMAAAIGAGLPVEEPTGSMVVDIGGGTTEVGVISLGGVVYSNSVRVGGDKFDEAIINYIRRNYGMLIGETTAEEIKKTIGSAFPGAEVREMEVKGRNLAEGIPRAFTVSSNEILEALTEPLNQIVSAVKIALEQTPPELGADIAEKGMVLTGGGALLKDIDRLLAEETGLPVFVAEEPLTCVVRGSGKALEKMDKIGTIFTNVP, encoded by the coding sequence ATGTTTCGTTCGCTGACCGGATACTTCTCCAACGACCTCGCCATCGACCTCGGCACCGCCAACACCCTGATTTACATGCGCAGCAAGGGCATCGTCCTCGACGAGCCCTCGGTCGTCGCCATCCACAACGACGCGCCGACCAACAAGAAATCGATCCTGGCCGTCGGCCTGGAAGCCAAGCGCATGCTGGGCCGCACCCCGGGCAGCATCCAGGCCATCCGTCCGATGAAGGACGGCGTGATCGCCGACTTCACCGTCACCGAGCAAATGCTGAAGCAGTTCATCAAGAAGGTGAACCCCAACCGCTTCTTCGCCGCCAGCCCGCGCATCGTGATCTGCGTGCCCTGCGGCTCCACCCAGGTGGAACGCAAGGCGATCCGCGACTCGGCCCTGGCCGCCGGCGCGCGGCGGGTCGAGCTGATCGAAGAGCCGATGGCGGCCGCGATCGGCGCCGGCCTGCCGGTGGAAGAGCCGACCGGCTCCATGGTGGTGGACATCGGCGGCGGCACCACTGAAGTGGGCGTGATCTCGCTGGGCGGCGTGGTCTATTCCAACTCGGTGCGCGTCGGCGGCGACAAGTTCGACGAAGCCATCATCAACTACATCCGCCGCAACTACGGCATGCTGATCGGCGAAACCACCGCCGAGGAAATCAAGAAAACCATCGGCTCCGCCTTCCCGGGCGCCGAGGTGCGCGAAATGGAAGTCAAGGGCCGCAACCTGGCCGAAGGCATCCCGCGCGCGTTCACCGTGTCTTCCAATGAAATCCTGGAAGCGCTGACCGAACCCTTGAACCAGATCGTTTCCGCGGTGAAGATCGCGCTGGAGCAAACCCCGCCGGAACTGGGCGCCGACATCGCCGAGAAGGGCATGGTGCTGACCGGCGGCGGCGCGCTGCTGAAGGACATCGACCGCCTGCTGGCGGAAGAGACCGGCCTGCCGGTATTCGTGGCCGAAGAACCGCTGACCTGCGTGGTGCGCGGCTCCGGCAAGGCGCTGGAGAAAATGGACAAGATCGGCACCATTTTCACCAACGTGCCTTAA